Proteins from a genomic interval of Undibacterium parvum:
- the aroKB gene encoding bifunctional shikimate kinase/3-dehydroquinate synthase AroKB produces MQGSIFLVGLMGSGKTTVGRALAKKLNKRFIDTDHEIEARTGVSIPVIFEVEGEASFRQREAEVVKDLTAQDGVVLATGGGAILDEASRRFLHERGTVIYLRAGINSILQRTRHDKNRPLLRTADPRKKLEELEAQREPLYQQIAHLVIETGRPNVQFLVQSILTQLAFIPGALSSENVLLMQQQASFQTLRVELGERSYPIAIGASLLASSDVLRQHIKGQRVAVVTNTVVAPLYLAALEERLRDLGKQVISIILPDGEEHKTWASLMLIFDALLEAKCDRKITLLALGGGVIGDMTGFAAASYMRGVPFVQIPTTLLSQVDSSVGGKTGINHPLGKNMIGAFYQPQAVIADTATLNTLPDRELSAGLAEVIKHGAIIDAAFFEWIESHILQLRSKDPESLAYAISRSCEIKADVVRQDEREGGLRAILNFGHTFAHAIESGLGYGKWLHGEAVGCGMVMAADLSCRMGYIDYVSKIRVQKLVEAAGLPSIAPDLGESRWLELMEVDKKNENGQIKFILLKPLGAPIITGVPKETLLACLRASI; encoded by the coding sequence ATGCAAGGCAGCATTTTTCTAGTAGGTCTCATGGGCTCGGGCAAAACTACGGTTGGCCGGGCTCTGGCGAAAAAACTCAACAAACGCTTTATTGATACTGATCATGAAATTGAGGCCCGTACCGGGGTCTCGATTCCTGTGATTTTTGAAGTCGAGGGTGAGGCGAGTTTTCGCCAACGTGAAGCAGAAGTGGTTAAAGATCTGACTGCGCAAGACGGCGTGGTTTTGGCAACAGGCGGCGGTGCTATCCTCGATGAGGCTAGTCGCCGCTTTTTGCATGAGCGCGGTACCGTTATCTACTTACGTGCTGGCATCAACAGTATTTTGCAGCGCACCCGTCACGATAAAAATCGACCGCTGTTACGCACCGCTGATCCGCGCAAAAAGCTAGAAGAACTTGAAGCGCAACGCGAACCTCTGTATCAGCAAATTGCCCATTTGGTGATAGAGACCGGTAGACCCAATGTACAATTTCTTGTGCAATCCATTTTGACGCAACTGGCATTCATACCGGGTGCGCTCTCTTCAGAAAACGTTTTACTCATGCAGCAACAAGCTTCTTTCCAAACCCTTAGAGTCGAACTCGGCGAACGCAGTTATCCGATCGCGATCGGTGCTTCATTACTGGCCTCTAGCGATGTATTGCGTCAGCATATCAAGGGTCAGCGGGTGGCGGTTGTGACTAATACCGTGGTCGCACCTTTATATTTGGCTGCGCTGGAAGAACGCTTGCGTGACTTGGGTAAGCAAGTCATCAGCATTATCTTGCCGGATGGCGAGGAGCATAAAACCTGGGCTAGCCTGATGTTGATTTTTGATGCCTTGCTGGAGGCTAAATGCGATAGAAAAATCACCTTACTCGCCTTAGGCGGTGGGGTGATCGGTGATATGACGGGTTTTGCGGCAGCCTCGTATATGCGCGGTGTGCCCTTCGTGCAAATCCCGACGACCTTACTGTCACAGGTGGATTCTTCGGTCGGTGGTAAGACCGGCATCAATCACCCGCTCGGCAAAAATATGATAGGCGCGTTTTATCAGCCGCAGGCAGTGATTGCCGACACCGCCACGCTCAATACCTTACCCGATCGTGAATTATCAGCCGGCTTAGCTGAAGTAATCAAACACGGTGCAATTATCGATGCCGCGTTTTTTGAGTGGATAGAGTCGCATATTCTTCAGTTACGCAGTAAAGACCCGGAGTCTCTGGCGTATGCGATTTCGCGCTCTTGCGAGATCAAAGCCGATGTGGTGCGCCAGGATGAGCGCGAAGGCGGTTTGCGTGCCATACTCAATTTTGGGCACACCTTTGCGCACGCGATTGAATCTGGTTTGGGCTATGGTAAATGGCTGCACGGTGAAGCGGTCGGTTGTGGCATGGTGATGGCGGCTGATTTATCTTGCCGTATGGGGTATATCGATTACGTCAGTAAGATCAGAGTGCAAAAATTGGTTGAAGCTGCTGGTTTGCCTAGCATCGCACCTGATTTGGGTGAGAGTCGCTGGCTGGAACTGATGGAAGTCGATAAGAAAAATGAGAATGGGCAAATCAAGTTTATTTTACTCAAGCCCTTAGGTGCGCCGATTATTACAGGCGTGCCAAAAGAGACCTTACTCGCTTGCTTGCGAGCCAGTATTTAG